TAAAATGCATAAGCAACTTCTTATGTATATCCTTTCTCTTGTTCACCTGATAACGTTAATACGACTCTTTTCACTATTTGTTAGTTCGTGAGTCGTTCAATGGCCAATTCTAAAAGCAAAGCACTAATAGCTAATTTTCTTCACTCTTCGCCGTTACTAACAAAAGTTGGGTGATGATAGCTAGAATAGGTAATTCTAATAATGGACCGATCACCAACGTTAGCGCTATAAGCGGTTGTTCAGGAAAGGCTGTCATGGCAATAGCTAAGGCGATAGGTGAATTTCTCGCCAATGTCGTTAAGCTTAAACTCGCTCTCTCTTTATAAGAAAATGACATGAATCGCCCAACTTTTTGTCCAATAATAAAATTGATGATGAAAAAGAAAAAGATTGGGAGGGTTATTTTCCACATAAGGTCTAAGTTCTCAATTAACAACTTACCTTGTGATGAGAACATGGCCATGATCGCAAGGCTTAGAAAAATAATTGGAAGTGCACTTAATTTAGATAAGAGGTTATCAGCAAATTGTTGCTTGTTCTTTAGAAGTATTTTTGTAAGAATGGCTAGCATTAGAGGAATAAATATGACCACGAAGACACTCTCTATTAAAAATGGGAGTTCAATGACTCCTGTCGTTCCTCCAAATATCAGTAAGTAGACAGGTAAAAGTATCACTTGCAACACTAAATTCAAAGGTAAAATGGCCGTTGATAAAGCCACATTTCCTTTTGCCATTCCTGTAAATATTAAGTACCAATCAGTACATGGGGTAACCATTAGCATGATAAAGCCAATAAAAATAGCCGGATGATTCCATAAAAAAGTGGATGCTAATAGCCACGCTAATAGAGGCGTCCACAAGAAATTGATAATGAGTGAGGTAGAGGTAAACTTGATGTTTCTAAGAGATGTCGTTATCTCTTCAATTGGGATATGTAAAAATGTGATATAAAGCATTGCAACTAACAAAGGCAGAATAAAGCTTTCTGCATAGGCTCTTATGAGGTCGATTTGTCCTAAACTTAATCCAACAACCACTGCTAAAAATATAATTAAAGAATATAACTTCTCTAGTAAACCCATGTACAACAGCCTGCTTTCTTAAATGCTTCTCTTGTTATTATTTTATCATTTTTTTCCTCCTAAATTGTTAAAAGCTCGAATTAGATTCATAATGATCCTAAATAGTTTAAAACATGTTTAGGATGTCCAACTCTAATCCAACCTCCATCGTCCAGTGATAGAGAATTTAGAATTGAAAAGAACCTTACTCTTTTTTTGCATCTAAAATAAACATCGACGCATCGTGCCCCATGAATATTTTACTGCCGGTATAAATAGTTTTAAATTGAATATCTTTGTACCCTATTTTTGTCATGATATCAGTTAATTCTTCTGGGTTAAATCCATTATGCACCATATCTGAAACAATATTTTCATTCTTATTAAAATCTACTATTAGTAAATGTCCTCCTTCATTTAGCACATCAAATAGGCGTGATAAAACTAATTTGACATCCTCAATATGGAGTAGAACCTGAGCCATAAAAACATAATCAGCATGAACACCCGATAAATTTTCCTTTTCAATATCAAAACATAACGTGTCTACATTTTGATTATTAACATCAGTTATTTTTTGCTTAATTTGATTAATCATGTTTGGTGACGTATCTAAAAAAAGCAGCGAATCAAATTCATTTAACAAATTCATTCCCACAAGTCCAGTACCACATCCAAAATCAATTGCTTTCTTACTTTTAGCATCAACTAAATACTGGCGGATGGCATCAGAGGATACCTTTGCAATCTTCATTCTATCAGGCGTGTCATACGTATTAGCAATCATTTCAAATTTATCCGTATTTCCCATGAGTATCACATCTCCAGTCATTTTTCATAATTTTAGTAAAACGTGTTCTTATTGTGTTTAGAATAGCCCTCAATCTAGGACAATTCAAGATATCTGCTCCATTCAAAAAAAGAGTTTCTTAGTACAAGAGCTACATTTTCTTATCCGGCTAGGCTCTCGCTTATTTAAGTATATATTCTGCAATTTTTTAGAATCACATTTGCCAGTCTTTCTCCCACTGTTTCGGTAGCTCAAATCTTGATTGTTTAAGTGCCACAAAATATTGTCCTTGATGAATCCCCTCGTGTTGTATTGCTGTACTTAATAAATCCATGATAGTTAGGTGCTCCCTTCCCATTCTTATAGATTTAAATTTTGTATGCTTGAATTCAACTTCTAATTGTTTCATACTCCGTTCTAATGCTTGAATCAAACTGTTCTCTCCTGATGTCCGTTTACCAGGAAAACAAATCTCTCCAGTTTTTAAACCGTCACAATAAACATCTCTTACCCGAACCATATGTTTAAAATGCTTTCTCAATGTACCAATTGTGGTGTTAATTGAACATCCCAATTACTTTCTGACATTTCTTTTGCTAATGAATTAGTCTTTTTTTCAGCATATATAAACCCATGTGTATCCATATTGTTATTTTCTCACTCCCTATATATATGTGTCATTCTTTCACAAGCGTCTTCCCCCGTTTATTCCAAATAAAAAAATACCTTTTCCCCCATATAATATTTATGACTGAAATTGTGCGATTAAAATTATTCCATACTTGCAGTGTTCATTTTCTACTTCCTGATATTATCCTACTTAAACTAAAGTACGTGCCATTGTTTATTCATTCTTTAAATGATAATCCTTCTTCCTTTAATAATGTTCTCATCACAGGTAAGGAAGCTGGTCCAATACCATGAATGTTTAAGATTTCCTTTTCAGTGTACGTTGATAATTTTTTCAAGGTGTCGATCCCTTCGTGAAGCAAGGCATTTCTTGCAGGTGAACTAAGTTTCGCAAGGAAACCATTTTTAGGCTTAGCTTTATCACAGGTAGGGCAGCTTGG
The DNA window shown above is from Salipaludibacillus agaradhaerens and carries:
- a CDS encoding RNA polymerase alpha subunit C-terminal domain-containing protein, which produces MTVEKNLRVCEKGHKYYKSSECPSCPTCDKAKPKNGFLAKLSSPARNALLHEGIDTLKKLSTYTEKEILNIHGIGPASLPVMRTLLKEEGLSFKE
- a CDS encoding arsenic resistance protein, whose product is MGLLEKLYSLIIFLAVVVGLSLGQIDLIRAYAESFILPLLVAMLYITFLHIPIEEITTSLRNIKFTSTSLIINFLWTPLLAWLLASTFLWNHPAIFIGFIMLMVTPCTDWYLIFTGMAKGNVALSTAILPLNLVLQVILLPVYLLIFGGTTGVIELPFLIESVFVVIFIPLMLAILTKILLKNKQQFADNLLSKLSALPIIFLSLAIMAMFSSQGKLLIENLDLMWKITLPIFFFFIINFIIGQKVGRFMSFSYKERASLSLTTLARNSPIALAIAMTAFPEQPLIALTLVIGPLLELPILAIITQLLLVTAKSEEN
- a CDS encoding class I SAM-dependent methyltransferase, translating into MGNTDKFEMIANTYDTPDRMKIAKVSSDAIRQYLVDAKSKKAIDFGCGTGLVGMNLLNEFDSLLFLDTSPNMINQIKQKITDVNNQNVDTLCFDIEKENLSGVHADYVFMAQVLLHIEDVKLVLSRLFDVLNEGGHLLIVDFNKNENIVSDMVHNGFNPEELTDIMTKIGYKDIQFKTIYTGSKIFMGHDASMFILDAKKE